In Candidatus Promineifilum breve, one genomic interval encodes:
- a CDS encoding ABC transporter permease has translation METLLDALREALRLLGGFDPALREVVGMTLRVTGGALLLAGAIGLPLGAALGLRARVPAAGCLLPAIYTGMGLPPVVVGLFVYLLLSNQGPLGGLDWLFTPRAMIVAQTIIALPLIVGLTLTALRSLDPALKLQVRALGATPTQLAWVLLSEARLGVLAAVIAAFGAIISEVGAVMLVGGNIEGQTRVLTTAIVLETRRGNFALALALGLILLALAFVTNWLFHKLSDE, from the coding sequence ATGGAAACCCTGCTAGACGCCCTACGCGAGGCGCTGCGGCTGCTGGGCGGGTTTGATCCGGCCTTGCGGGAAGTGGTCGGCATGACGTTGCGCGTGACCGGCGGGGCGCTGCTGCTGGCCGGGGCCATCGGCTTGCCGCTGGGGGCGGCGCTGGGGCTGCGGGCGCGCGTGCCCGCCGCCGGCTGCCTGCTGCCGGCCATCTATACCGGCATGGGCTTGCCGCCGGTCGTCGTCGGCCTGTTCGTCTATCTGTTGCTGTCGAACCAGGGGCCACTGGGCGGCCTCGACTGGCTCTTCACGCCGCGAGCGATGATCGTCGCCCAGACCATCATCGCCCTGCCGCTCATCGTTGGCCTGACGCTGACCGCGCTACGCAGCCTCGACCCGGCGCTCAAGCTTCAGGTGCGCGCGCTGGGGGCCACGCCCACCCAACTGGCCTGGGTGCTGCTGAGCGAGGCCCGGCTGGGCGTGCTGGCGGCCGTCATTGCCGCTTTCGGGGCCATCATCTCCGAGGTCGGCGCGGTCATGCTCGTCGGCGGCAACATTGAGGGGCAGACCCGCGTGCTGACGACGGCCATCGTCCTGGAGACCCGCCGCGGCAACTTCGCCCTGGCCCTGGCCCTGGGTCTCATCCTGCTGGCCCTGGCCTTCGTCACCAACTGGCTGTTCCATAAACTGAGTGACGAGTGA
- a CDS encoding substrate-binding domain-containing protein: protein MRKYLLVLAVVLLVSLLAACGAGEPEVLRLATTTSTADSGLLDAILPGFEAEHNARVDVVAVGTGQAIELGQAGDADVILVHARAREDAFVAEGHGLARYDVMYNDFILVGPTDDPAGVNGVTLAAEALATIAAAGAPFASRGDDSGTHTKELSLWETAGVTPDPAGGWYNSLGQGMGETLTFANEAGAYTLTDRGTFLSMSNSLPNLMVVVGGDSIEANADPALLNPYGVIPVNPDKSDAINGELAQAFVAWITSAEVQEQIGQFGVDTFGQPLFYPDAE, encoded by the coding sequence ATGCGTAAATATTTGTTGGTACTAGCGGTGGTGCTGCTCGTGAGCCTGTTGGCGGCTTGCGGCGCGGGGGAGCCGGAAGTGCTACGGCTGGCGACGACGACCAGCACGGCCGACTCCGGCCTGCTCGACGCCATCCTGCCCGGCTTCGAGGCAGAGCATAACGCCCGCGTTGACGTGGTGGCCGTGGGCACGGGGCAGGCCATCGAACTGGGCCAGGCGGGCGACGCCGACGTCATCCTCGTCCACGCCCGCGCCCGCGAGGACGCCTTTGTGGCCGAGGGGCACGGGTTGGCCCGCTATGACGTGATGTACAACGACTTCATCCTCGTCGGCCCGACCGATGATCCGGCCGGTGTCAATGGCGTCACGCTGGCCGCCGAGGCATTGGCGACCATCGCCGCGGCCGGCGCGCCCTTCGCCTCGCGCGGCGACGATAGCGGCACCCACACCAAGGAATTGAGCCTGTGGGAAACGGCCGGCGTCACGCCCGACCCGGCCGGCGGCTGGTACAATTCGCTGGGCCAGGGCATGGGCGAGACGCTGACCTTCGCCAACGAAGCCGGGGCCTACACCCTGACCGACCGTGGCACGTTCCTGTCGATGAGCAACAGCCTGCCCAATCTGATGGTCGTTGTTGGCGGCGACAGCATCGAGGCCAACGCCGACCCGGCGCTGCTCAACCCCTACGGCGTTATCCCGGTCAACCCGGACAAGTCCGACGCCATCAACGGCGAGCTGGCCCAGGCGTTCGTCGCGTGGATCACCTCGGCCGAGGTGCAGGAACAGATCGGCCAGTTCGGCGTCGATACCTTCGGCCAGCCGTTGTTCTATCCTGATGCGGAGTAA
- a CDS encoding winged helix-turn-helix domain-containing protein: MQPRYNLWLEVDGQVVLSLWRAALLRAVASCGSISGAAEYMDIPYRTAWQKIHEMETRLGEKLVATQTGGAHGGGARLTPAAERHLARFDRLAQDMERFVAEAFAANFSDP, encoded by the coding sequence ATGCAACCCCGCTACAACCTCTGGCTCGAAGTTGACGGCCAAGTCGTCCTCTCCCTCTGGCGGGCGGCGTTGTTGCGCGCCGTGGCCTCGTGCGGCTCCATCAGCGGCGCGGCCGAATACATGGATATCCCCTATCGCACCGCCTGGCAGAAGATCCACGAGATGGAGACCCGGCTGGGCGAAAAGCTGGTGGCGACGCAGACCGGCGGCGCCCACGGCGGCGGGGCGCGTCTGACCCCGGCCGCCGAGCGCCATCTGGCCCGCTTCGACCGCCTGGCCCAGGACATGGAGCGCTTCGTGGCCGAGGCCTTCGCGGCCAATTTCAGCGACCCTTGA
- a CDS encoding HigA family addiction module antitoxin, with the protein MIDDSLLPVHPGEILLEEFLKPMALSQNRLALDIRVPARRINEIIQGKRRITPDTALRLARYFGMSPQFWLGLQMDYDLDVAEDQLAGRIAREVQIYSAA; encoded by the coding sequence ATGATTGATGACAGCCTGCTCCCGGTGCATCCGGGCGAAATCCTTCTCGAAGAGTTTCTGAAGCCGATGGCCTTGAGCCAGAACCGGCTGGCGCTCGACATCCGCGTCCCCGCCCGGCGCATCAACGAGATCATCCAGGGCAAGCGGCGCATCACGCCCGACACAGCGCTGCGGCTGGCGCGCTATTTCGGGATGTCGCCCCAATTCTGGCTGGGTCTGCAAATGGACTACGATCTGGACGTGGCCGAGGATCAGTTGGCCGGCCGGATCGCGCGCGAAGTACAGATCTACTCGGCGGCCTAG
- a CDS encoding type II toxin-antitoxin system HicB family antitoxin: protein MRDLTHYPFEIRTLSEDDGGGFLISFPDFSECISDGETPEEAIRNGLDALSETIAALESMKLPVPEPGSGGSYSGRFVQRVPRSLHARLAARAKQEGVSMNALVTTLLADGLARQER, encoded by the coding sequence ATGCGTGACCTAACCCACTATCCTTTCGAAATCCGAACCCTTTCGGAAGACGACGGTGGAGGATTTCTAATCTCCTTCCCCGATTTCAGCGAATGCATCTCCGACGGCGAAACGCCCGAAGAGGCCATTCGCAATGGCTTGGATGCCCTGTCCGAGACGATCGCGGCGCTGGAAAGCATGAAGTTGCCGGTTCCGGAGCCGGGCAGCGGTGGCAGCTACAGCGGCCGTTTCGTTCAACGTGTGCCCCGCAGTCTCCATGCGCGTCTGGCGGCGCGGGCCAAACAGGAGGGCGTCAGTATGAACGCGTTGGTCACAACACTCCTGGCCGACGGATTGGCCCGACAAGAAAGATGA
- the asnS gene encoding asparagine--tRNA ligase, protein MTTPFTIERIADFVGQRVTVKGWLYQSTPKGKLLFLRLRDGTGITQAVAYRPEVGDELFEMLAHLGQESSLMVTGTVRANDRAPGTPKGFEIGIEEVEVLQNAVDYPITPKEHGVEFLMDNRHLWLRSSQQWAIMRVRTTIKRAIVDFLDNNGFLNIDTPIITPSAAEGTSNLFEVQYFEDKAYLAQTGQLYNEANIMAFGKVYCFGPTFRAEKSKTRRHLAEFWMVEPEMAFHDLDDLMALEEQFVSYIVQTTLEKRGPELELLNRDVAALRNVTPPFPRISYDEAIERLHAIRAATDDPKLKDDLAIEWGDDFGSPHETELTKQFDKPVFVHGYPTAVKAFYMEPWPGRPEVCKSVDLLAPEGYGEIIGGSERMSDPDVLLAAIRRHELPEANYQWYIDLRRFGSVPHSGFGLGLERTVAWICGIDHIRQTSPFPRTLSRLTP, encoded by the coding sequence ATGACCACCCCCTTCACCATCGAACGCATCGCCGATTTCGTCGGCCAACGCGTCACCGTTAAAGGTTGGCTCTATCAGTCCACGCCCAAAGGCAAGCTGCTCTTTCTGCGCCTGCGCGACGGCACGGGTATCACCCAGGCCGTGGCCTACCGGCCGGAAGTGGGCGACGAACTGTTCGAGATGCTGGCCCATCTGGGCCAGGAGTCGTCGCTCATGGTCACCGGCACGGTGCGGGCCAACGACCGCGCGCCGGGCACGCCCAAGGGGTTCGAGATCGGCATCGAGGAAGTCGAGGTGCTCCAGAATGCCGTCGATTACCCTATCACCCCCAAGGAGCACGGCGTGGAGTTCCTGATGGACAACCGCCACCTGTGGCTACGCAGCAGCCAGCAGTGGGCCATCATGCGCGTGCGCACGACCATCAAGCGGGCCATCGTCGACTTCCTGGACAACAACGGCTTCCTGAACATCGATACGCCGATCATCACCCCCAGCGCGGCCGAGGGCACCAGCAACCTGTTCGAGGTGCAATACTTCGAGGATAAGGCCTATCTGGCCCAGACCGGCCAACTCTACAACGAGGCCAACATCATGGCCTTCGGCAAGGTCTACTGCTTCGGCCCCACCTTCCGGGCCGAGAAGAGCAAGACCCGCCGCCATCTGGCCGAGTTCTGGATGGTGGAGCCGGAGATGGCCTTCCATGACCTCGACGACCTGATGGCCCTGGAGGAGCAGTTCGTCAGCTACATCGTGCAGACGACGCTGGAGAAGCGCGGGCCGGAGTTGGAACTGCTGAACCGCGATGTGGCGGCGCTGCGTAACGTGACGCCCCCCTTCCCGCGCATCAGCTACGACGAGGCCATCGAGCGCCTCCATGCCATCCGCGCCGCCACCGACGACCCGAAATTAAAGGATGATTTGGCTATCGAGTGGGGCGACGACTTCGGCTCGCCGCACGAGACGGAACTGACCAAGCAGTTCGACAAGCCGGTGTTCGTCCATGGCTACCCCACGGCGGTCAAGGCGTTCTACATGGAGCCGTGGCCCGGCCGGCCGGAGGTGTGCAAGAGCGTCGATCTGCTGGCCCCCGAAGGGTACGGCGAGATCATCGGCGGCAGCGAGCGCATGAGCGACCCCGACGTGCTGCTGGCGGCCATCCGCCGCCACGAACTGCCGGAGGCCAACTACCAATGGTACATCGACCTGCGGCGCTTCGGCAGCGTGCCCCATAGCGGCTTCGGCCTGGGCCTGGAGCGCACGGTGGCCTGGATCTGCGGCATCGACCACATCCGCCAGACCAGCCCCTTCCCGCGCACCCTCAGCCGCCTGACACCCTAA
- the pdxT gene encoding pyridoxal 5'-phosphate synthase glutaminase subunit PdxT, which produces MKIGVLALQGAFIEHIQILRGLGVEAVEVRLPGDLEGLDGLIIPGGESTTIGKLADTYALMSPLRQFAADKPVWGTCAGMIFMARELHSGDGHRDQPLLGVMDVVVERNAFGRQVDSFITPIDVAPFAGEPFPAVFIRGPRLVEAHGEARIIARLADGTPVAAQEGHWLVTSFHPELTGDSRFHDYFVKMIGE; this is translated from the coding sequence ATGAAGATTGGCGTATTGGCGTTGCAAGGCGCGTTTATCGAGCACATCCAGATTTTGCGCGGCTTGGGCGTCGAGGCGGTCGAGGTGCGGCTGCCGGGCGATCTGGAAGGGCTGGACGGCCTGATCATCCCCGGCGGCGAGAGCACGACCATCGGCAAACTGGCCGACACTTACGCCCTGATGAGTCCGCTGCGCCAGTTCGCGGCCGACAAGCCCGTCTGGGGCACGTGCGCCGGGATGATCTTCATGGCCCGCGAGCTGCACAGCGGTGACGGCCACCGTGACCAACCGCTATTGGGCGTGATGGACGTAGTCGTGGAGCGCAACGCCTTCGGCCGCCAGGTCGATAGCTTCATCACCCCCATCGACGTCGCCCCGTTCGCGGGCGAGCCGTTCCCGGCCGTCTTCATCCGCGGCCCGCGTCTGGTGGAGGCCCACGGCGAAGCGCGCATCATCGCCCGTCTGGCCGACGGCACGCCCGTGGCCGCGCAGGAAGGGCATTGGCTGGTCACATCCTTCCACCCCGAATTGACGGGGGATAGCCGGTTCCACGACTATTTTGTGAAGATGATTGGGGAATAG
- a CDS encoding two-component system sensor histidine kinase NtrB — translation MEIEYAGRHAREGVVIVDEQGKILSANRAAEALLGYGAGQLTNLFVSDMWLGHRSPARTRAQDAELTRRNGETLPVTLDVTPLNGAAEGGRLLSFMKRDELERLNESLLHAQRLAGIGTLTASVAHELTNPISIITTTCANLADELRDETIDRAELLQAVELIEQSAFRCARIVEVLRHYAHNVGPAPDGAAEDGMTIAITSPAAIMQDALTMVEQQFRKQARVTVETELQPDPATIFCDHHRIAQVLINLLINARDAMQPAGGVVGVKFWTPDLRRETALAAHVRAVMPRNGNGAAADDLFAFSVADTGTGIAPTIMERIFEPFFTTKPRGQGTGLGLFIAQGIVAEHHGCIFAENNPGGGATFTVVLPRRQ, via the coding sequence GTGGAAATTGAATACGCGGGACGCCACGCCAGGGAAGGCGTGGTAATTGTTGATGAGCAGGGGAAGATTCTGTCGGCGAATCGGGCGGCCGAAGCGCTGCTTGGGTATGGGGCTGGACAATTGACGAATCTATTTGTATCGGATATGTGGCTGGGGCATCGCTCGCCGGCGCGAACGCGGGCGCAGGACGCCGAATTAACGCGCCGCAATGGCGAGACGTTGCCGGTGACGCTGGACGTGACGCCGCTGAACGGCGCGGCCGAGGGTGGCCGCCTGCTGTCGTTTATGAAGCGCGATGAGTTGGAGCGGCTCAATGAGTCGCTGCTCCACGCCCAGCGGCTGGCCGGCATCGGCACCTTGACGGCCAGCGTGGCCCACGAGCTGACCAACCCGATCAGCATCATCACCACGACCTGCGCCAATCTGGCCGACGAGTTGCGGGACGAAACTATCGATCGTGCCGAACTGCTGCAAGCGGTGGAGTTGATCGAGCAGAGCGCCTTCCGTTGCGCCCGCATCGTCGAGGTGCTGCGCCATTACGCCCATAACGTCGGCCCCGCACCCGACGGCGCGGCGGAGGATGGCATGACCATCGCCATCACCAGCCCGGCGGCCATCATGCAGGACGCGCTGACGATGGTCGAGCAGCAATTCCGCAAGCAGGCCCGGGTGACGGTGGAGACGGAACTTCAGCCCGACCCGGCGACCATTTTTTGCGACCATCACCGCATCGCCCAGGTGCTGATCAACCTGCTCATCAACGCCCGTGACGCCATGCAGCCGGCCGGCGGGGTGGTGGGGGTCAAGTTCTGGACGCCCGACCTGCGCCGGGAGACGGCGCTGGCCGCCCATGTCCGGGCCGTCATGCCCCGCAACGGCAACGGCGCGGCGGCCGATGATCTGTTCGCCTTCTCCGTGGCCGACACGGGCACGGGCATCGCGCCCACGATCATGGAGCGCATCTTTGAGCCGTTCTTCACCACCAAGCCGCGCGGCCAGGGCACGGGGCTGGGCCTCTTCATCGCCCAGGGCATCGTGGCCGAGCACCACGGCTGCATCTTCGCCGAGAATAACCCCGGCGGTGGGGCGACGTTCACCGTCGTCCTCCCCCGTCGGCAGTAG
- the msrP gene encoding protein-methionine-sulfoxide reductase catalytic subunit MsrP, producing MLIKKRSHTDIPSSEITPEHIYLSRRAFMTGAAAVAGAAALAACAPKTDLSGASSVAQLQEATAEPGTTPVASPTPVVIPGQTDELGDPLTSFEDVTNYNNFYEFTTSKEAVAAKAQDFPIAPWHVAVTGLVRNPGSYAIESLRTKYDQEERIYRLRCVEGWSMVIPWLGFPLAALLAEAEPTADAQYVRFETIHDPANMPGQNSPFFRWPYVEGLRLDEAMNDLTLMATGLYGKELLPQNGAPLRLVVPWKYGFKSIKSIVKIELVSEMPESLWMAAASNEYGFYANVNPEVDHPRWSQASERRIGDGGRRPTLLFNGYEEQVAALYAGMDLAANF from the coding sequence ATGTTAATCAAAAAACGCTCTCATACTGACATCCCCTCTTCGGAGATCACGCCGGAGCATATCTATCTGTCGCGGCGGGCATTTATGACCGGCGCGGCGGCCGTGGCCGGGGCGGCGGCGCTGGCCGCCTGCGCCCCCAAGACCGACCTGAGCGGGGCCAGCAGCGTCGCCCAGCTGCAAGAGGCGACGGCCGAGCCGGGCACGACCCCCGTTGCCTCCCCCACCCCGGTCGTCATCCCCGGCCAGACCGACGAACTCGGCGACCCGCTGACCAGCTTCGAAGACGTCACCAATTACAATAACTTCTACGAATTCACCACCAGCAAGGAAGCCGTGGCCGCCAAGGCCCAGGATTTCCCCATTGCCCCGTGGCACGTGGCCGTCACCGGGCTGGTGCGCAACCCCGGCAGCTATGCCATCGAAAGCCTGCGAACGAAGTACGACCAGGAAGAGCGCATCTACCGCCTGCGCTGTGTCGAGGGTTGGTCGATGGTCATCCCCTGGCTGGGCTTCCCGCTGGCCGCGCTGCTGGCAGAGGCTGAACCGACGGCCGACGCCCAATACGTCCGCTTTGAGACCATCCATGATCCGGCCAACATGCCCGGCCAGAACAGCCCGTTCTTCCGCTGGCCCTACGTGGAAGGCTTGCGGCTGGACGAGGCCATGAACGATCTGACCCTCATGGCGACCGGCCTCTATGGCAAGGAGTTGCTGCCGCAAAACGGCGCGCCGCTGCGCCTGGTCGTGCCCTGGAAATACGGCTTCAAGAGCATCAAGTCCATCGTCAAGATCGAACTGGTGAGCGAGATGCCGGAATCGCTGTGGATGGCCGCTGCGTCCAACGAGTACGGCTTCTACGCCAACGTCAACCCCGAGGTCGATCATCCGCGCTGGTCGCAGGCCAGCGAGCGGCGCATCGGCGACGGCGGCCGGCGGCCGACGCTGCTGTTCAACGGCTATGAGGAGCAGGTGGCGGCGCTGTACGCGGGGATGGACCTGGCGGCGAACTTCTAG
- a CDS encoding protein-methionine-sulfoxide reductase heme-binding subunit MsrQ encodes MSDLVEQVKSEKQMPVAPRPRRLSHEARKRLLRLAYHAVGLFPLAWLIFDFWFGFLGAEPIRAMILRTGKAAIIMLTLSLACTPANIIFGWKQSVIVRRALGLYAFMYVCIHLTIFVWLDYEFQMRLVVEEIILRRYAVVGFIAFLLLIPLALTSTKGWQKRLGKRWKSLHKLVYLIGGLAVIHYIWLVKNAYTQPLIFAALIGFLLLVRIDPIKQFFLRAWRRKG; translated from the coding sequence ATGAGTGATTTGGTCGAACAGGTTAAGTCGGAAAAACAGATGCCTGTGGCTCCGCGGCCGCGCCGCCTCTCCCATGAGGCGCGGAAACGCTTGCTGCGCCTGGCCTATCATGCCGTCGGCCTCTTCCCCCTGGCCTGGCTCATCTTCGACTTCTGGTTCGGCTTCCTCGGCGCCGAACCGATTCGGGCCATGATCCTGCGCACCGGCAAGGCGGCCATCATCATGCTGACGCTGTCGCTGGCCTGCACCCCGGCCAACATCATCTTCGGCTGGAAGCAATCGGTCATCGTGCGCCGGGCGTTGGGCCTCTACGCCTTCATGTACGTCTGCATCCACCTGACCATCTTCGTCTGGCTCGATTACGAGTTCCAGATGCGCCTGGTGGTGGAGGAGATCATCCTGCGCCGCTACGCCGTGGTGGGCTTCATCGCCTTCCTGCTGCTCATCCCGCTGGCCCTGACCAGCACCAAGGGCTGGCAAAAGCGGCTGGGCAAGCGCTGGAAGTCGCTCCACAAGCTGGTCTATCTCATCGGCGGTCTGGCGGTCATCCACTACATCTGGCTGGTCAAGAACGCCTACACCCAGCCGCTCATCTTCGCCGCGCTCATCGGCTTTTTGCTGCTGGTGCGCATTGACCCGATCAAGCAGTTCTTTCTGCGCGCCTGGCGTAGGAAGGGGTAA